One genomic window of Punica granatum isolate Tunisia-2019 chromosome 1, ASM765513v2, whole genome shotgun sequence includes the following:
- the LOC116214718 gene encoding serine/threonine-protein phosphatase PP1-like gives MMKLTIEGMMEKGILDDIIRRLLEGREGGGKQVQLSESEVRQLCVNSRQIFLSEPNLLCLRVPIRICGDVHGQYQDLLRLFDRGGYPPSTSYLFLGDYVDRGRQSLETICLLLAYKIRYPDRIFLLRGNHEDAKINRIYGFYDECKRRFNVRLWKIFTDCFNCLPVAAIIDDKILCMHGGLSPELHSLDQIREIQRPTDVPDSGLLCDLLWSDPEPKINGWADSDRDISCVFGADRIVEFLDKNDLDLICRGHQVVEDGYEFFAKRRLVTIFSAPNYGGEFDNAGALLSVDANLVCSFEILKPADRRGPTGSCSSSSSSRGTIDKPPISGNI, from the exons ATGATGAAGCTGACGATAGAAGGGATGATGGAGAAGGGTATTTTGGATGATATCATAAGGAGGCTGCTTGAAGGCAGGGAAGGTGGAGGGAAGCAGGTTCAGCTCTCCGAGTCGGAGGTCCGGCAGCTCTGTGTCAACTCCCGCCAAATCTTCCTCTCGGAGCCAAACCTCCTCTGCCTTCGCGTCCCCATCAGAATCTGCGGTGACGTACATGGACAGTACCAAGACCTGCTCCGGCTGTTCGACCGCGGCGGTTACCCTCCCTCGACGAGCTACCTCTTCCTCGGCGACTACGTTGATCGCGGGAGGCAGAGCTTGGAGACGATATGCCTGCTCCTCGCATACAAGATCCGGTACCCCGACAGGATCTTCCTCCTGCGGGGCAACCACGAAGATGCGAAGATTAATCGGATTTACGGGTTCTATGACGAGTGCAAGCGGAGATTCAATGTCAGGCTGTGGAAGATATTCACCGACTGCTTCAACTGCCTCCCCGTGGCTGCGATCATCGACGACAAGATACTCTGCATGCATGGCGGGCTGTCTCCCGAGCTGCACAGTTTGGACCAGATAAGGGAAATCCAGAGGCCGACCGATGTTCCTGACAGTGGGCTCTTGTGCGATCTTCTCTGGTCCGACCCCGAACCAAAGATAAACGGATGGGCAGACAGTGATCGGGACATTTCATGCGTGTTTGGAGCAGATAGGATTGTCGAGTTCTTGGACAAGAACGACCTCGATCTCATCTGTCGGGGCCATCAG GTGGTGGAAGATGGGTACGAGTTTTTTGCTAAACGGAGGTTGGTGACGATATTCTCAGCCCCAAACTACGGAGGGGAGTTCGACAATGCCGGTGCACTGTTGAGTGTCGATGCGAACTTGGTGTGCTCGTTCGAGATTCTGAAACCGGCAGACAGGAGAGGGCCAACAGGCAGCTGCAGCTCTTCTAGTTCATCGAGAGGGACAATCGATAAG CCCCCAATATCAGGAAACATCTAA